A window from Drosophila subobscura isolate 14011-0131.10 chromosome O, UCBerk_Dsub_1.0, whole genome shotgun sequence encodes these proteins:
- the LOC117898154 gene encoding tyrosine-protein phosphatase 99A isoform X4 → MTAPTGKPIPTTAHNTSSTSVYISWKPPPPDTILGEFLGYRITYRPRDRDPNDTKEIYIRDNTVESHEIQNLQTYTQYKVTVQVFNPEGLGPETTILVMTDEGVPSKPQNLTVLDVSANSITMSWHPPKNQNGAIAGYHVFHIHDNQTGVEIVKNSRNSVETLIHFELQNLRPYTDYRVIVKAFTTKNEGEPSDQIAQRTDVGGPSAPAIVNLTCHSQESITIRWRRPYEFYNTIDFYVIKTRLAGQDSHRDIRINASAKELETAMILQNLTTNSYYEVKVAAATFSVINPKKIVLGKFSESRIIQLQPNCEKLQPLLRQSHNDYNLAVLVGIIFSCFGIILIIMAFFLWSRKCFHAAYYYLDDPPHHPNAPQVDWEVPVKIGDEIRAAVPVNEFSKHVASLHADGDIGFSREYEAIQNECISEDLPCEHSQHPENKRKNRYLNITAYDHSRVHLHPTPGQKKNLDYINANFIDGYQKAHAFIGTQGPLPDTFDCFWRMIWEQRVAIIVMITNLVERGRRKCDMYWPKDGVETYGVIQVKLIEEEVMSTYTVRTLQIKHLKLKKKKQCNTEKLVYQYHYTNWPDHGTPDHPLPVLNFVKKSSAANPAEAGPIVVHCSAGVGRTGTYIVLDAMLKQIQQKSIVNVFGFLRHIRAQRNFLVQTEEQYIFLHDALVEAIASGETNLASDQVEELRNCTPYLEQQYKNIIQFQPKDIHIASAMKQVNSIKNRGAIFPIEGSRVHLTPKPGEDGSDYINASWLHGFRRLRDFIVTQHPMAHTIKDFWQMVWDHNAQTVVLLSSLDDINFSQFWPDEATPIESDHYRVKYLNKTNKSDYVTRDFVIQSIQDDYELTVKMLHCPSWPEMSNPNSIYDFIVDVHERCNDYRNGPIVIVDRYGGAQACTFCAISSLAIEMEYCSTANVYQYAKLYHNKRPGVWTSSEDIRVIYNILSFLPGNLNLLKRTALRTEFEDVTTATPDLYSKICSNGNVPQHIILQQQQLLQQQQYLQHQQQQQHLQLQLQQQPLALAQAQPQPQPQNQTTRSHSELNETASNSSTNTNPSLLPISTLLPPTVVPTSITSTPPPISPSPSPPTVQLQSPPSPPSQRDMPSPSGTATTGTASPTSTPIPTILTASPTNLTHTNANFHTVTNNAAHMVNTELTPMLDELDLNFEQHRQQQMLALMQQQTQLQQQYNMHPHLNSNSVGELMNPTTPDSTTTNATTMNNNVTNAAATDAQNLDIVG, encoded by the exons TGCCAAGCAAACCCCAGAATCTCACCGTACTGGATGTGTCCGCGAACAGCATCACGATGTCATGGCACCCGCCAAAGAACCAGAACGGTGCCATAGCCGGCTACCATGTCTTCCACATACACGACAACCAGACAGGCGTGGAGATTGTGAAGAACTCGCGGAATTCGGTGGAAACCCTCATACACTTTGAGCTGCAGAATTTGC GACCGTATACCGACTACCGTGTGATTGTTAAGGCATTTACCACCAAGAACGAGGGCGAACCCTCCGACCAGATTGCCCAGCGCACCGATGTCGGTGGTCCCAGTGCGCCGGCGATTGTGAATTTGACATGCCACTCCCAGGAATCCATAACGATACGCTGGCGAAGACCTTACGAGTTCTACAACACGATCGATTTCTATGTCATTAAAACGCGCCTGGCGGGACAGGATTCGCATCGGGATATACGGATCAATGCCTCGGCCAAGGAACTGGAAACGGCG ATGATTCTGCAGAATCTAACAACCAATTCGTACTACGAGGTCaaagtggcagcggcaacattcAGTGTCATAAATCCAAAGAAAATAGTCTTGGGCAAATTCTCAGAATCAAGGATT ATCCAACTCCAGCCGAACTGCGAAAAGCTCCAGCCACTGCTTCGTCAATCCCATAATGATTACAACCTGGCCGTCTTGGTGGGCATTATCTTCAGCTGCTTCGGCATCATACTCATCATCATGGCCTTCTTCTTGTGGAG CAGAAAGTGCTTCCATGCCGCCTACTACTATCTGGACGATCCGCCACACCATCCAAATGCCCCGCAAGTGGACTGGGAGGTGCCCGTAAAGATTGGCGATGAGATCCGTGCCGCCGTGCCCGTGAATGAGTTTTCCAAGCATGTGGCCTCGCTGCACGCGGATGGGGACATTGGCTTCAGCCGGGAGTACGAGGCCATTCAGAACGAGTGCATCAGCGAAGACCTGCCCTGCGAGCACTCCCAGCACCCGGAGAACAAGCGCAAAAATCGCTATCTGAACATCACAGCCT ACGACCACAGTCGCGTCCATCTGCATCCCACGCCAGGACAGAAGAAGAACCTGGACTACATCAACGCCAACTTCATTGACGGCTACCAGAAGGCACATGCCTTCATTGGCACCCAGGGCCCCCTGCCCGACACTTTCGACTGCTTCTGGCGCATGATCTGGGAGCAGCGGGTGGCCATCATTGTGATGATCACGAATCTGGTGGAGCGCGGCCGACGCAAGTGCGACATGTACTGGCCCAAGGATGGCGTCGAGACCTATGGTGTCATTCAGGTGAAGCTTATCGAGGAGGAGGTAATGTCCACGTACACGGTTCGTACGCTGCAGATCAAGCATCTGAAG ttgaagaaaaagaagcagtGCAATACGGAGAAGCTTGTCTACCAATATCACTATACGAATTGGCCAGACCATGGCACACCGGATCATCCGTTGCCCGTGCTGAATTTCGTAAAGAAATCCTCGGCTGCCAATCCCGCCGAGGCTGGTCCTATTGTTGTGCACTGCAG CGCTGGCGTTGGTCGCACTGGCACCTACATCGTCCTGGACGCCATGCTCAAGCAGATCCAACAGAAATCGATTGTGAAtgtgtttggttttctgcGTCACATTCGTGCTCAGCGGAATTTCCTTGTCCAGACCGAGGAGCAGTATATATTCCTGCACGACGCACTCGTGGAGGCCATTGCTTCGGGCGAAACCAATTTGGCGAGCGATCAGGTCGAGGAGCTGAGGAACTGCACTCCGTATCTGGAGCAGCAGTACAAGAACATTATTCAGTTCCAGCCCAAGGACATACACATTGCGTCGGCCATGAAGCAGGTCAACTCGATCAAGAATCGCGGTGCCATCTTCCCCATCGAGGGCAGTCGGGTGCATCTCACCCCCAAGCCGGGTGAGGATGGCAGCGACTACATCAACGCTTCGTGGCTGCACGGCTTCCGGCGGCTTCGGGACTTCATTGTCACACAGCATCCAATGGCCCACACGATAAAAGATTTCTGGCAAATGGTCTGGGATCACAATGCACAGACAGTCgtgctgctctcctctctcgatGATATA AACTTTTCCCAGTTCTGGCCGGATGAGGCCACGCCCATCGAGAGCGATCACTATCGCGTGAAATATCTGAACAAGACGAACAAGAGCGACTATGTGACTCGGGACTTTGTCATTCAGTCGATACAGGATGACTATGAGCTGACGGTGAAGATGCTGCACTGTCCCAGCTGGCCTGAGATGTCCAATCCGAACAGTATATACGACTTCATTGTGGATGTCCATGAGCGCTGCAATGACTATCGCAATGGACCAATTGTTATAGTAGACAG gtACGGTGGGGCGCAGGCGTGCACGTTCTGTGCCATCTCATCGCTGGCCATTGAGATGGAATACTGCAGCACAGCGAATGTATATCAGTATGCCAAGCTGTATCACAATAAGCGGCCCGGGGTGTGGACATCCAGCGAGGACATACGCGTTATCTACAATATACTTTCATTTTTGCCTGGCAATTTGAATCTGCTGAAGCGCACGGCGCTACGCACTGAATTCGAGGATGTGACAACGGCCACGCCGGATCTCTATAGCAAAATATGCAGCAATGGTAATGTTCCACAGCATATCatactccagcagcagcagctgctgcagcaacagcaatacctacaacatcagcaacaacaacaacatttgcagctacagctgcaacagcagcctcTAGCACTCGCACaagcacagccacaaccacaaccacaaaatCAGACCACTCGTAGTCATAGTGAACTGAATGAGACAGCATCCAATTCATCCACCAATACTAATCCCAGCCTCTTACCCATCTCAACGTTGTTACCGCCCACAGTTGTTCCAACATCCATTACATCCACACCACCACCAATATctccatcaccatcaccacccACAGTCCAACTCCAGTCACCACCGTCACCACCATCACAGCGAGATATGCCCAGTCCAAGTGGCACTGCAACAACAGGCACTGCATCACCAACATCAACACCAATACCAACCATACTCACTGCATCCCCAACAAATCTAACCCATACTAATGCCAATTTCCATACTGTTACTAATAATGCTGCTCATATGGTGAACACTGAACTGACGCCGATGCTCGATGAACTCGATCTGAACTTTGAACAACatcggcaacaacaaatgctggcactgatgcaacaacaaacgcaactgcaacaacaatacaaCATGCATCCTCATCTCAACTCCAATTCGGTTGGTGAACTGATGAATCCAACAACGCCTGACTCTACAACTACAAACGCAACAACGATGAACAACAATGTCACAaatgcagcagcgacagatgCTCAAAACTTAGATATTGTAGGCTAA
- the LOC117898154 gene encoding tyrosine-protein phosphatase 99A isoform X7, which produces MSGGAEKLSRSGSGGGCGNATSPMLLTPTTSSPSLLRRKSQRGNWFTKCFHAAYYYLDDPPHHPNAPQVDWEVPVKIGDEIRAAVPVNEFSKHVASLHADGDIGFSREYEAIQNECISEDLPCEHSQHPENKRKNRYLNITAYDHSRVHLHPTPGQKKNLDYINANFIDGYQKAHAFIGTQGPLPDTFDCFWRMIWEQRVAIIVMITNLVERGRRKCDMYWPKDGVETYGVIQVKLIEEEVMSTYTVRTLQIKHLKLKKKKQCNTEKLVYQYHYTNWPDHGTPDHPLPVLNFVKKSSAANPAEAGPIVVHCSAGVGRTGTYIVLDAMLKQIQQKSIVNVFGFLRHIRAQRNFLVQTEEQYIFLHDALVEAIASGETNLASDQVEELRNCTPYLEQQYKNIIQFQPKDIHIASAMKQVNSIKNRGAIFPIEGSRVHLTPKPGEDGSDYINASWLHGFRRLRDFIVTQHPMAHTIKDFWQMVWDHNAQTVVLLSSLDDINFSQFWPDEATPIESDHYRVKYLNKTNKSDYVTRDFVIQSIQDDYELTVKMLHCPSWPEMSNPNSIYDFIVDVHERCNDYRNGPIVIVDRYGGAQACTFCAISSLAIEMEYCSTANVYQYAKLYHNKRPGVWTSSEDIRVIYNILSFLPGNLNLLKRTALRTEFEDVTTATPDLYSKICSNGNVPQHIILQQQQLLQQQQYLQHQQQQQHLQLQLQQQPLALAQAQPQPQPQNQTTRSHSELNETASNSSTNTNPSLLPISTLLPPTVVPTSITSTPPPISPSPSPPTVQLQSPPSPPSQRDMPSPSGTATTGTASPTSTPIPTILTASPTNLTHTNANFHTVTNNAAHMVNTELTPMLDELDLNFEQHRQQQMLALMQQQTQLQQQYNMHPHLNSNSVGELMNPTTPDSTTTNATTMNNNVTNAAATDAQNLDIVG; this is translated from the exons ATGTCAGGTGGCGCGGAAAAGCTCAGTcgaagcggcagcggcggcggttgCGGCAACGCCACCAGCCCAATGCTGCTGACTCCAACAACATCGTCGCCAAGCCTGCTGCGGCGTAAATCGCAACGTGGAAATTGGTTTAC AAAGTGCTTCCATGCCGCCTACTACTATCTGGACGATCCGCCACACCATCCAAATGCCCCGCAAGTGGACTGGGAGGTGCCCGTAAAGATTGGCGATGAGATCCGTGCCGCCGTGCCCGTGAATGAGTTTTCCAAGCATGTGGCCTCGCTGCACGCGGATGGGGACATTGGCTTCAGCCGGGAGTACGAGGCCATTCAGAACGAGTGCATCAGCGAAGACCTGCCCTGCGAGCACTCCCAGCACCCGGAGAACAAGCGCAAAAATCGCTATCTGAACATCACAGCCT ACGACCACAGTCGCGTCCATCTGCATCCCACGCCAGGACAGAAGAAGAACCTGGACTACATCAACGCCAACTTCATTGACGGCTACCAGAAGGCACATGCCTTCATTGGCACCCAGGGCCCCCTGCCCGACACTTTCGACTGCTTCTGGCGCATGATCTGGGAGCAGCGGGTGGCCATCATTGTGATGATCACGAATCTGGTGGAGCGCGGCCGACGCAAGTGCGACATGTACTGGCCCAAGGATGGCGTCGAGACCTATGGTGTCATTCAGGTGAAGCTTATCGAGGAGGAGGTAATGTCCACGTACACGGTTCGTACGCTGCAGATCAAGCATCTGAAG ttgaagaaaaagaagcagtGCAATACGGAGAAGCTTGTCTACCAATATCACTATACGAATTGGCCAGACCATGGCACACCGGATCATCCGTTGCCCGTGCTGAATTTCGTAAAGAAATCCTCGGCTGCCAATCCCGCCGAGGCTGGTCCTATTGTTGTGCACTGCAG CGCTGGCGTTGGTCGCACTGGCACCTACATCGTCCTGGACGCCATGCTCAAGCAGATCCAACAGAAATCGATTGTGAAtgtgtttggttttctgcGTCACATTCGTGCTCAGCGGAATTTCCTTGTCCAGACCGAGGAGCAGTATATATTCCTGCACGACGCACTCGTGGAGGCCATTGCTTCGGGCGAAACCAATTTGGCGAGCGATCAGGTCGAGGAGCTGAGGAACTGCACTCCGTATCTGGAGCAGCAGTACAAGAACATTATTCAGTTCCAGCCCAAGGACATACACATTGCGTCGGCCATGAAGCAGGTCAACTCGATCAAGAATCGCGGTGCCATCTTCCCCATCGAGGGCAGTCGGGTGCATCTCACCCCCAAGCCGGGTGAGGATGGCAGCGACTACATCAACGCTTCGTGGCTGCACGGCTTCCGGCGGCTTCGGGACTTCATTGTCACACAGCATCCAATGGCCCACACGATAAAAGATTTCTGGCAAATGGTCTGGGATCACAATGCACAGACAGTCgtgctgctctcctctctcgatGATATA AACTTTTCCCAGTTCTGGCCGGATGAGGCCACGCCCATCGAGAGCGATCACTATCGCGTGAAATATCTGAACAAGACGAACAAGAGCGACTATGTGACTCGGGACTTTGTCATTCAGTCGATACAGGATGACTATGAGCTGACGGTGAAGATGCTGCACTGTCCCAGCTGGCCTGAGATGTCCAATCCGAACAGTATATACGACTTCATTGTGGATGTCCATGAGCGCTGCAATGACTATCGCAATGGACCAATTGTTATAGTAGACAG gtACGGTGGGGCGCAGGCGTGCACGTTCTGTGCCATCTCATCGCTGGCCATTGAGATGGAATACTGCAGCACAGCGAATGTATATCAGTATGCCAAGCTGTATCACAATAAGCGGCCCGGGGTGTGGACATCCAGCGAGGACATACGCGTTATCTACAATATACTTTCATTTTTGCCTGGCAATTTGAATCTGCTGAAGCGCACGGCGCTACGCACTGAATTCGAGGATGTGACAACGGCCACGCCGGATCTCTATAGCAAAATATGCAGCAATGGTAATGTTCCACAGCATATCatactccagcagcagcagctgctgcagcaacagcaatacctacaacatcagcaacaacaacaacatttgcagctacagctgcaacagcagcctcTAGCACTCGCACaagcacagccacaaccacaaccacaaaatCAGACCACTCGTAGTCATAGTGAACTGAATGAGACAGCATCCAATTCATCCACCAATACTAATCCCAGCCTCTTACCCATCTCAACGTTGTTACCGCCCACAGTTGTTCCAACATCCATTACATCCACACCACCACCAATATctccatcaccatcaccacccACAGTCCAACTCCAGTCACCACCGTCACCACCATCACAGCGAGATATGCCCAGTCCAAGTGGCACTGCAACAACAGGCACTGCATCACCAACATCAACACCAATACCAACCATACTCACTGCATCCCCAACAAATCTAACCCATACTAATGCCAATTTCCATACTGTTACTAATAATGCTGCTCATATGGTGAACACTGAACTGACGCCGATGCTCGATGAACTCGATCTGAACTTTGAACAACatcggcaacaacaaatgctggcactgatgcaacaacaaacgcaactgcaacaacaatacaaCATGCATCCTCATCTCAACTCCAATTCGGTTGGTGAACTGATGAATCCAACAACGCCTGACTCTACAACTACAAACGCAACAACGATGAACAACAATGTCACAaatgcagcagcgacagatgCTCAAAACTTAGATATTGTAGGCTAA